From Daucus carota subsp. sativus chromosome 6, DH1 v3.0, whole genome shotgun sequence, the proteins below share one genomic window:
- the LOC108228031 gene encoding uncharacterized protein LOC108228031, with the protein MNRLAVIGSGISGAVCASQLAGKYGVSVTIFDSARGPGGRMSGRRETTEDGKELVFDHGAPYFTATNADVHRVVADWEARGLVAEWKESFGSFDFISRTFSDYEKDGSCKKFVGTPKMNSICRALVSEPGVETKFGAGVGRLEWLEDEGSWSLNGMDGQNLGHFKGVIASDKNVFSPRFTDLTGRPPPLDLHLVPELASKIKEIPVDPCFALMLAFEEPLSSIPLKGFSILNSKVLSRAYYDSSKPGRSRQSENWVLHSTAEYAENLIAQTGLQKLPAATLDKVAEELFQEFQNMGLSIPRPFFKKAHRWGAAFPAASISEEEKCLWDGKKKLAICGDFCVSPNVEGAILSGLAAASKFNDIFSSL; encoded by the exons ATGAACAGGCTGGCAGTCATCGGAAGTGGAA TTTCAGGAGCTGTATGCGCGTCGCAGTTAGCTGGTAAATATGGCGTTTCGGTGACTATTTTCGACTCTGCTAGAGGCCCTGGTGGTCGCATGTCCGGGAGAAG AGAGACTACTGAGGATGGGAAGGAACTGGTATTTGATCATGGTGCTCCTTACTTCACTGCTACTAATGCTGATGTGCATCGTGTTGTTGCGGATTGGGAAGCAAGGGGTCTTGTTGCTGAATGGAAGGAGAGTTTCGGATCTTTTGATTTTATCTCCAGAACATTTTCAGACTATGAAAAG GATGGATCATGCAAGAAATTTGTCGGCACCCCAAAAATGAATTCTATTTGTAGAGCATTAGTCTCTGAGCCAG GAGTGGAAACTAAATTTGGGGCAGGTGTTGGGCGATTAGAATGGTTGGAAGACGAGGGCTCCTGGTCCTTGAATGGAATGGATGGACAAAATCTTGGACACTTTAAGGGAGTGATAGCATCTGATAAAAATGTTTTCTCTCCGAGGTTTACAGACTTAACAGGACGACCACCTCCTCTTG ACCTGCATCTGGTTCCAGAATTAGCTTCAAAGATCAAAGAAATTCCTGTCGATCCATGTTTTGCTCTTATGTTGGCCTTTGAAGAACCATTATCTTCG ATTCCATTGAAAGGATTCTCGATCTTAAACTCTAAAGTTCTGAGCAGGGCGTACTATGATAGTAGCAAGCCAGGGCGTTCTAGACAAAG TGAGAACTGGGTATTGCATTCTACTGCAGAATATGCAGAGAATCTTATAGCTCAAACAGGACTTCAGAAGCTCCCAGCTGCCACTTTAGACAAAGTAGCTGAAGAGCTCTTTCAAGAATTCCAGAACATGGGGCTTAGCATTCCTCGGCCCTTCTTCAAAAAAGCACATAGATG GGGTGCTGCTTTTCCGGCTGCAAGCATTTCAGAAGAGGAGAAATGCCTTTGGGATGGGAAAAAGAAGTTGGCGATATGCGGGGATTTCTGTGTCAGTCCTAATGTAGAAGGCGCAATCTTAAGCGGCCTGGCTGCAGCATCGAAGTTCAATGATATCTTCAGCTCCTTGTGA
- the LOC108228039 gene encoding protein PAT1 homolog gives MEEFQGGDSTPQPIDSNSLFDASQYAFFGNDAVEEVELGGLEDEEEDEIEYVPAGGVVDDVEQLDRDELNKAVSISGSADGTNDWGSRGSSFAQEWLLPELESPNLYNQHPGESYLLHRTSSYPEQQQQHIFQHQHFSSEPNFGPKSSFTSHPPPGGRSLQPLSNQLHNSNIHHLPGGNQLQLNAPSHLPFSSSQLQFTGSPHGSPFGEHLSQLALRAHPVDSQLQNQYINRTGSYPGDNSLLTNKSLHQQLPNLNGLMPPQLMQQHRMHRQFQPSFGHVSGLQRQPNNRHLPPAHHMMNNFEMLGSTDLRDQKPKLFLKGRQGIPYSNHGFDASNQWNDSGWPRFRAKYMSADEIENILRAQLAATHINDPYVDDYYHQACLAKKSTGAKLRRHFCPANLKDHPSRARVDNEPHPFLKVDALGRVCFSSIRRPRPLLEVDPPNSSGTDSTDQKGMEKLGEKPLEQEPMLAARVTIEDGLSLLLDVDDIDRYLQFNHLPDVVVQLRGRRQVLLEDLQSSLQLVDPLGENGNTVNLSPEDDLVFLRLVSLPKGRKLLCRYLQLLFSSAELIRVVCMAIFRHLRFLFGTPSADPKTAETTTNLVKIVSSCVRGMDLRALGACLASVVCSAEHPPLRPLGSSAGEGASVILISALERATELLRDPHTSANCSIPNRKFWQASFDVFFNLLTKYCISKYDTTVQSLLAQGLADTSTIGSETTKAMSREMPVELLRASLPHTNEQQRKVLLDFAQRSMPML, from the exons ATGGAAGAATTTCAGGGCGGAGATTCAACTCCGCAGCCAATCGATTCGAATTCAT TGTTTGATGCATCTCAGTATGCCTTTTTCGGAAATGATGCCGTGGAGGAAGTTGAGCTGGGAGGATTAGAAGACGAAGAGGAAGATGAAATTGAGTATGTTCCCGCGGGTGGAGTTGTTGATGATGTTGAGCAGTTGGATAGAGACGAG TTGAACAAGGCAGTCAGCATTTCAGGAAGTGCGGACGGTACTAACGATTGGGGATCCAGAGGAA GTTCATTTGCTCAGGAGTGGTTATTACCGGAGTTGGAATCTCCTAACTTGTACAATCAGCATCCTGGGGAATCATATCTTTTGCACAGAACATCTTCGTATCctgagcagcagcagcaacataTTTTCCAGCACCAGCACTTCTCCAGTGAACCAAATTTTGGTCCAAAATCATCTTTTACTTCTCATCCACCCCCTGGAGGCAGATCTTTGCAACCTTTATCCAACCAGCTACACAATTCCAACATTCATCATCTACCAGGTGGGAACCAACTGCAACTTAATGCACCCAGTCATCTTCCCTTCTCCAGTTCCCAGCTACAATTTACTGGATCTCCTCATGGTTCTCCATTCGGTGAACATCTGTCTCAGTTAGCTCTTCGTGCTCATCCCGTTGACAGTCAACTGCAAAACCAATATATCAACCGCACAGGGTCATATCCTGGAGATAATTCCCTCCTCACAAACAAAAGCTTGCATCAACAGTTACCTAATCTAAATGGTTTAATGCCTCCTCAGTTAATGCAACAACATAGAATGCACCGTCAGTTTCAGCCTTCATTTGGCCATGTATCAGGATTGCAGCGGCAGCCAAATAATCGGCATCTTCCTCCTGCTCATCATATGATGAATAATTTTGAAATGCTTGGATCTACTGATTTGAGAGATCAAAAACCCAAGTTGTTCCTAAAAGGAAGGCAAGGTATCCCTTATTCAAACCATGGTTTTGATGCAAGCAACCAATGGAATGATAGTGGATGGCCAAGGTTTAGAGCCAAATATATGAGTGCTGATGAAATCGAGAACATTCTGAGAGCGCAGCTAGCTGCTACTCATATTAACGATCCATATGTTGATGACTACTACCACCAAGCTTGCCTAGCAAAGAAAAGTACTGGTGCTAAATTGAGGCGCCATTTTTGCCCTGCCAACCTCAAGGATCATCCTTCCCGTGCTCGAGTTGATAATGAGCCTCATCCCTTTCTCAAGGTTGATGCTCTTGGGCGGGTTTGCTTCTCTTCTATTCGAAGACCTCGCCCACTTCTTGAAGTTGACCCACCAAATTCATCAGGGACCGACAGTACTGATCAAAAAGGAATGGAGAAGCTAggg GAGAAGCCCTTGGAACAGGAGCCAATGCTTGCAGCCAGAGTAACAATTGAAGATGGCCTTTCTCTTCTCCttgatgttgatgatattgacAGGTACCTACAGTTCAATCATCTCCCAGATGTTGTGGTGCAGCTAAGGGGACGTCGGCAGGTCTTGCTTGAGGATCTTCAATCATCACTTCAACTTGTTGACCCGCTTGGTGAAAATGGGAACACTGTAAATTTGTCTCCCGAAGATGACCTTGTTTTCCTTCGATTAGTCTCTCTTCCGAAGGGCCGAAAGCTCCTATGCAGGTACCTTCAGCTCCTCTTTTCTAGCGCTGAACTCATTCGGGTAGTATGTATGGCCATATTTCGTCATTTGAGATTTTTGTTTGGGACCCCGTCCGCTGACCCCAAGACTGCTGAAACAACTACCAATCTTGTGAAAATTGTTTCATCCTGTGTTCGTGGAATGGACCTTCGAGCACTCGGGGCTTGTCTTGCTTCAGTTGTTTGTTCTGCCGAGCATCCACCTCTCAGACCCCTTGGGAGCTCTGCAGGAGAAGGTGCTTCTGTTATTCTGATATCTGCACTTGAAAGGGCTACTGAACTCCTAAGAGATCCTCATACTTCTGCGAACTGCAGTATCCCGAATAGAAAATTTTGGCAGGCTTCTTTTGATGTATTTTTCAACCTTCTTACAAAGTACTGCATCAGCAAGTATGACACTACCGTGCAATCTCTTCTTGCACAGGGTCTTGCAGATACGTCTACTATAGGTTCAGAGACAACAAAAGCTATGAGCAGAGAAATGCCGGTAGAACTTTTACGTGCAAGTCTACCTCATACGAATGAACAACAGAGGAAGGTTTTGTTGGACTTTGCACAGCGATCGATGCCTATGCTTTGA
- the LOC108192863 gene encoding uncharacterized protein LOC108192863 isoform X1, with product MMEDIGLFKQGWKWLQSKKQFYSVAGTAATCFRDKIGIFRERHWPVVCRVCARLGRVLRLLLIYWKQCFVRGFWSFFGLGSADLLFIMWSCFISLTSMSCLVNALLSMGIAGVAVQYLGYTPGLFIVGLCAILVLWMYANFWITGTLFIVGGCLFFLNHARLVILVATIYAVYSVKVRVGWLGVVLSVCLSFPSNDLLNNVLQWCDNLRESTHFEEQKESMLFSDDDFVEDCDQSVPTDEDEKVRYCKSSSTKSPPSKSSPSPSKKSSSPSENSPTSTVVKKLNESSSNHIEKEVVNAPNEMKRILASVNHYDALGLSRSNKIDAVLLKKEYRKKAMIVHPDKNMGSPLASESFKKLQCAYEVLSDTTKKRDYDEQLRKEEYKSVAQKSSDTSSQQGRSDYCSEESRRIQCTKCGNSHIWVCTNKTKTKARWCQDCCQHHQAKDGDGWVEYRGSLVLNRPQKVEIPRAFVCAEGKIFDVSEWAICQGMACRPNTHRPSFHVNMVGLEKSTQRSNSGRYPWNLDAKMMDEDEDFDIWLQQALASGLFCETSKRRKSWSPFKLPQKKGKKPWKRSP from the exons ATGATGGAGGATATTGGTTTGTTCAAGCAAGGGTGGAAATGGTTACAATCGAAGAAGCAGTTTTACTCAGTTGCAGGGACTGCGGCTACTTGTTTCAGGGACAAAATTGGGATTTTCAGAGAGCGGCATTGGCCGGTGGTTTGTCGCGTGTGTGCAAGATTAGGGAGGGTTCTGCGCCTCTTGTTGATATATTGGAAGCAGTGTTTTGTTAGAGGATTTTGGTCGTTTTTTGGGCTGGGTTCAGCAGATTTGCTTTTTATTATGTGGAGTTGCTTCATTAGTTTGACATCAATGTCTTGCCTGGTCAATGCACTTCTTAGTATG GGGATTGCCGGGGTTGCCGTCCAGTATTTGGGTTACACTCCTGGACTTTTTATCGTAGGTCTTTGTGCTATTTTAGTTTTATGGATGTATGCCAACTTTTGGATCACGGGTACATTATTTATAGTTGGAG GTTGTTTGTTTTTCCTAAACCATGCTCGCTTGGTTATCTTAGTTGCTACCATCTATGCTGTCTATTCTGTAAAGGTTCGAGTGGGATGGCTTGGTGTTGTGTTGTCAGTATGTCTTTCCTTTCCCTCTAATGACTTGTTGAATAATGTGCTTCAATGGTGTGACAATTTGCGGGAAAGCACACACTTTGAAGAACAGAAAGAATCAATGTTATTCAGCGATGACGACTTTGTGGAAGATTGTGACCAATCTGTTCCTACTGATGAAGATGAGAAGGTTCGTTATTGTAAATCTTCTAGCACCAAGTCGCCCCCTAGCAAAAGTTCGCCATCACCAAGCAAAAAATCGTCATCACCAAGTGAAAATTCTCCCACTTCAACTGTTGTCAAAAAGCTGAATGAATCATCTTCTAATCATATAGAGAAAGAAGTGGTGAATGCTCCCAATGAGATGAAAAGAATTTTGGCAAGCGTGAATCATTATGATGCGCTGGGATTATCTCGCTCCAATAAAATTGATGCTGTCTTGTTGAAAAAGGAGTATCGGAAAAAG GCCATGATTGTGCACCCTGATAAAAACATGGGGAGCCCACTTGCAAGTGAATCGTTCAAGAAACTTCAATGTGCATATGAG GTTCTTTCTGATACTACGAAGAAGCGAGATTATGATGAACAACTTAGAAAGGAAGAATATAAGAGTGTTGCACAGAAATCTTCTGATACTTCTAGTCAG CAGGGTAGATCGGATTACTGTTCTGAAGAGTCTAGACGTATACAGTGCACAAAATGTGGCAACTCACACATTTGGGTTTGCACCAATAAGACAAAGACCAAGGCAAGATGGTGTCAG gATTGCTGTCAACATCATCAAGCTAAGGACGGAGATGGATGGGTTGAATACCGAGGTTCTCTGGTGCTTAATCGACCTCAAAAG GTGGAGATTCCTCGTGCATTTGTTTGTGCTGAAGGCAAGATATTTGATGTATCAGAATGGGCTATTTGTCAG GGAATGGCTTGTAGGCCAAATACCCATCGTCCAAGTTTTCATGTAAACATGGTTGGATTGGAGAAATCAACTCAGAGATCCAACTCAGGCAGATATCCTTGGAATTTGGATGCCAAAATGAtggatgaagatgaagatttcGATATTTGGCTTCAGCAAGCACTAGCCTCTGGTCTCTTTTGTGAGACGTCAAAACGCAGAAAGAGCTGGAGTCCCTTCAAGTTGCCCCAGAAGAAAGGAAAGAAACCCTGGAAAAGGTCACCTTGA
- the LOC108228030 gene encoding DNA repair protein recA homolog 1, chloroplastic encodes MDLLNSPLKPSYYIHSKLYNYNYNRKRFLGLSFPLSSSCTLLKPYLLKSKTHLAAKKTGVHSQFDAKINGVLSGDPDPRSLDRQKALEAAMNDINSSFGKGSVTRLGSAGGALVETFPSGCLTLDFALGGGLPKGRIVEIYGPESSGKTTLALHAIAEVQRLGGNAMLVDAEHAFDPTYSKGVGVDVENLIVCQPDNGEMALEIADRMCRSGAVDLICVDSVSALTPRAEIEGEIGMQQMGLQARLMSQALRKMSGNASKAGCTLIFLNQIRHKIGVYYGNPEVTSGGIALKFFASVRLEIRPTGKIKSVKGDEDVGVKVRVRVQKSKVSRPYKQAEFEIIFGEGVSQLGCILDCAEMMEVVQKKGSWYSYADQRLGQGRDKALQHLKENPVLSAEIEKIVRSAMMEGTGQISSFNTRALPLQLQEDDMAEEF; translated from the exons ATGGACTTGTTAAATTCTCCTCTGAAGCCAAGCTATTATATCCATTCCAAACtatacaattataattataataggaAAAGGTTTCTTGGTTTATCTTTCCCTCTATCATCTTCTTGTACCCTGCTTAAACCCTACTTGCTAAAATCAAAAACCCATTTGGCTGCTAAAAAGACTGGGGTTCATTCTCAATTTGATGCCAAGATCAATGGGGTGCTTTCAGGGGATCCAGACCCTCGGTCTCTTGACAGG CAAAAAGCACTGGAAGCAGCAATGAATGACATAAATAGCTCATTTGGAAAAGGAAGTGTTACAAGATTAGGCAGTGCTGGTGGGGCTCTCGT TGAAACTTTTCCAAGTGGCTGTCTGACATTGGACTTTGCTTTGGGCGGTGGACTTCCCAAGGGAAGAATTGTTGAG ATATATGGACCAGAAAGTAGTGGTAAGACCACTTTGGCACTCCATGCAATTGCTGAAGTGCAG AGATTAGGAGGCAATGCTATGCTTGTTGATGCAGAGCATGCCTTTGATCCAACATATTCGAAAGGAGTAGGAGTAGATGTAGAAAATTTGATTGTTTGTCAACCGGATAATGGGGAGATGGCTCTTGAGA TTGCAGACCGTATGTGTAGATCTGGTGCTGTTGACCTCATCTGTGTTGATTCTGTCTCTGCACTTACTCCTCGAGCTGAGATTGAA GGGGAGATAGGAATGCAGCAAATGGGTTTGCAGGCACGTCTTATGAGCCAAGCACTGCGTAAAATGTCAGGAAATGCCTCCAAAGCTGGATGCACTCTTATCTTTCTAAATCAAATAAGGCATAAG ATTGGTGTATATTATGGAAATCCCGAAGTCACCAGTGGAGGTATTGCTTTAAAGTTTTTTGCTTCAGTTCGCCTTGAGATACGTCCAACAGGGAAGATAAAGTCT GTCAAAGGGGATGAAGATGTTGGGGTTAAAGTTCGTGTAAGAGTTCAAAAGAGCAAG GTATCGAGGCCATACAAGCAAGCTGagtttgaaattatatttgGAGAAGGAGTGAGCCAACTG GGATGCATATTGGACTGTGCTGAAATGATGGAAGTTGTGCAAAAGAAGGGTTCTTGGTATAGTTATGCAGATCAAAG GTTGGGACAAGGAAGAGATAAAGCGTTGCAGCATTTAAAAGAGAACCCTGTTCTTTCCGCTGAAATAGAGAAG ATTGTTCGATCTGCAATGATGGAGGGCACTGGCCAAATAAGCTCCTTTAACACCAGGGCATTACCACTGCAGCTTCAAGAAGATGACATGGCTGAAGAATTTTAG
- the LOC108225001 gene encoding uncharacterized protein LOC108225001, which translates to MKLSFAPSSFASIITPIFTQSKIHTRPISYSSISTRPTSLKPKTPLFLRPPTYSTTVSELQKWHNWAQTLASSVGSTFLESDNGPTSENLKREVVWLLEDVLENPKSNLIDNCGFNDGGDFVKLRVELGDLYVLWKQRVEERRPFQYVVGCEHWRDLVLSVEEGVLIPRPETEKIVDLVSDIIEGNEMLKEGLWADLGTGSGALAIGIGRVLGSNGRVIASDLSDIAVRVASFNVQRYNLQDKIVIRQGSWFEPLKEAEGELAGLVSNPPYIPSGHISGLQAEVAKYEPRLALDGGEDGMGDLLQLCTGAASMLRPGGYFAFETNGEDQCKFLLNHMETKTKGVFYDLKIVSDFAGIQRFVTGFKVK; encoded by the exons ATGAAGCTGAGCTTCGCTCCGTCATCATTCGCTTCCATAATCACTCCAATCTTCACCCAATCCAAAATCCACACCCGACCCATTTCATATTCCTCCATTTCAACCCGACCCACTTCGCTTAAACCCAAAACCCCTTTGTTTTTAAGGCCCCCCACCTACTCAACTACCGTTTCTGAGCTTCAAAAATGGCACAACTGGGCTCAAACCCTAGCCTCTTCAGTGGGATCCACTTTCTTGGAATCTGACAATGGACCCACCTCAGAAAACTTGAAAAGAGAGGTTGTTTGGCTGTTAGAAGACGTTCTTGAAAACCCCAAATCGAATTTGATTGATAATTGTGGTTTTAATGATGGGGGTGATTTTGTGAAATTGAGGGTTGAATTGGGTGATTTGTATGTTTTGTGGAAGCAGAGAGTTGAGGAGAGAAGGCCATTTCAGTATGTGGTTGGGTGTGAGCATTGGAGGGACTTGGTGTTGAGTGTGGAAGAAGGGGTTTTGATTCCGAGGCCCGAGACGGAGAAGATTGTTGATTTGGTGAGTGATATCATTGAGGGGAATGAGATGTTGAAGGAGGGATTGTGGGCTGATTTAGGGACCGGGAGTGGAGCTCTTGCTATCGGGATTGGGAGGGTTTTAGGGAGTAATGGGAGGGTTATTGCTAGTGATTTGAGTGACATTGCGGTTCGAGTTGCTTCTTTTAATGTGCAGAGGTATAATTTGCAG gataaaattgtaataaggcaAGGTTCATGGTTCGAGCCTCTCAAGGAGGCTGAAGGGGAACTTGCCGGCCTTGTAAGTAATCCACCATACATCCCGAGCGGGCACATCAGTGGGCTACAAGCTGAGGTTGCAAAATATGAACCAAGACTTGCGCTTGATGGCGGTGAGGATGGGATGGGTGACCTGCTCCAGCTTTGCACTGGAGCTGCTTCCATGTTAAGACCTGGTGGATATTTTGCATTTGAG ACAAACGGAGAAGATCAGTGCAAATTTCTTTTGAATCACATGGAAACCAAAACTAAAGGTGTATTCTATGACCTAAAGATTGTTTCTGATTTTGCGGGTATACAACGATTTGTTACTGGATTTAAAGTGAAGTAG
- the LOC108192863 gene encoding uncharacterized protein LOC108192863 isoform X2 produces MMEDIGLFKQGWKWLQSKKQFYSVAGTAATCFRDKIGIFRERHWPVVCRVCARLGRVLRLLLIYWKQCFVRGFWSFFGLGSADLLFIMWSCFISLTSMSCLVNALLSMGIAGVAVQYLGYTPGLFIVGLCAILVLWMYANFWITGTLFIVGGCLFFLNHARLVILVATIYAVYSVKVRVGWLGVVLSVCLSFPSNDLLNNVLQWCDNLRESTHFEEQKESMLFSDDDFVEDCDQSVPTDEDEKVRYCKSSSTKSPPSKSSPSPSKKSSSPSENSPTSTVVKKLNESSSNHIEKEVVNAPNEMKRILASVNHYDALGLSRSNKIDAVLLKKEYRKKAMIVHPDKNMGSPLASESFKKLQCAYEVLSDTTKKRDYDEQLRKEEYKSVAQKSSDTSSQGRSDYCSEESRRIQCTKCGNSHIWVCTNKTKTKARWCQDCCQHHQAKDGDGWVEYRGSLVLNRPQKVEIPRAFVCAEGKIFDVSEWAICQGMACRPNTHRPSFHVNMVGLEKSTQRSNSGRYPWNLDAKMMDEDEDFDIWLQQALASGLFCETSKRRKSWSPFKLPQKKGKKPWKRSP; encoded by the exons ATGATGGAGGATATTGGTTTGTTCAAGCAAGGGTGGAAATGGTTACAATCGAAGAAGCAGTTTTACTCAGTTGCAGGGACTGCGGCTACTTGTTTCAGGGACAAAATTGGGATTTTCAGAGAGCGGCATTGGCCGGTGGTTTGTCGCGTGTGTGCAAGATTAGGGAGGGTTCTGCGCCTCTTGTTGATATATTGGAAGCAGTGTTTTGTTAGAGGATTTTGGTCGTTTTTTGGGCTGGGTTCAGCAGATTTGCTTTTTATTATGTGGAGTTGCTTCATTAGTTTGACATCAATGTCTTGCCTGGTCAATGCACTTCTTAGTATG GGGATTGCCGGGGTTGCCGTCCAGTATTTGGGTTACACTCCTGGACTTTTTATCGTAGGTCTTTGTGCTATTTTAGTTTTATGGATGTATGCCAACTTTTGGATCACGGGTACATTATTTATAGTTGGAG GTTGTTTGTTTTTCCTAAACCATGCTCGCTTGGTTATCTTAGTTGCTACCATCTATGCTGTCTATTCTGTAAAGGTTCGAGTGGGATGGCTTGGTGTTGTGTTGTCAGTATGTCTTTCCTTTCCCTCTAATGACTTGTTGAATAATGTGCTTCAATGGTGTGACAATTTGCGGGAAAGCACACACTTTGAAGAACAGAAAGAATCAATGTTATTCAGCGATGACGACTTTGTGGAAGATTGTGACCAATCTGTTCCTACTGATGAAGATGAGAAGGTTCGTTATTGTAAATCTTCTAGCACCAAGTCGCCCCCTAGCAAAAGTTCGCCATCACCAAGCAAAAAATCGTCATCACCAAGTGAAAATTCTCCCACTTCAACTGTTGTCAAAAAGCTGAATGAATCATCTTCTAATCATATAGAGAAAGAAGTGGTGAATGCTCCCAATGAGATGAAAAGAATTTTGGCAAGCGTGAATCATTATGATGCGCTGGGATTATCTCGCTCCAATAAAATTGATGCTGTCTTGTTGAAAAAGGAGTATCGGAAAAAG GCCATGATTGTGCACCCTGATAAAAACATGGGGAGCCCACTTGCAAGTGAATCGTTCAAGAAACTTCAATGTGCATATGAG GTTCTTTCTGATACTACGAAGAAGCGAGATTATGATGAACAACTTAGAAAGGAAGAATATAAGAGTGTTGCACAGAAATCTTCTGATACTTCTAGTCAG GGTAGATCGGATTACTGTTCTGAAGAGTCTAGACGTATACAGTGCACAAAATGTGGCAACTCACACATTTGGGTTTGCACCAATAAGACAAAGACCAAGGCAAGATGGTGTCAG gATTGCTGTCAACATCATCAAGCTAAGGACGGAGATGGATGGGTTGAATACCGAGGTTCTCTGGTGCTTAATCGACCTCAAAAG GTGGAGATTCCTCGTGCATTTGTTTGTGCTGAAGGCAAGATATTTGATGTATCAGAATGGGCTATTTGTCAG GGAATGGCTTGTAGGCCAAATACCCATCGTCCAAGTTTTCATGTAAACATGGTTGGATTGGAGAAATCAACTCAGAGATCCAACTCAGGCAGATATCCTTGGAATTTGGATGCCAAAATGAtggatgaagatgaagatttcGATATTTGGCTTCAGCAAGCACTAGCCTCTGGTCTCTTTTGTGAGACGTCAAAACGCAGAAAGAGCTGGAGTCCCTTCAAGTTGCCCCAGAAGAAAGGAAAGAAACCCTGGAAAAGGTCACCTTGA